The genomic interval TTTTGGCTTGTAGCTGAGATAGGCtatgtgtttgatgatttgtttCTCTTATTTATTATGGAAGAaggcatatatatatatatatatatatatatcaacacaagTGGGCTTGCAACTACTACAGTCTGCAGAAATGAACGTTGCTTTGTTGCTGTGCTCTCTTCTTTTCAGTCTCTTgggataaaaagaaaagatttaaAGAGAGAAGAGGCTCCACATTTTAACGATTTAAGGTAACCACGGGAAGGGGGAAATTTTAATGCTCTTCACGTACGGCAACTGACACAAATGTTAAGAGCAATTTAATGATCAAGTTTCATGGTAGATGCCTTCCATGCATGGCTGCTTGTCTTGTTCAACAATCTTTgtacatttatatatatatctcacaTGCATGTTTTGCCATGAGATATTGGAGTGATCTAGAGGTTTTCCTTGTGGTTAAAAAGAGACAAAAACTTACCAAACTTGATGCCAACAACTTTTACCTAGATCCTGTCCCTAATACTAAACCGCATTTGAATGTATGCTCATCTTGGAGCAATGGTCGGTGGTTGGCTTTATCAACGGGCAAGGACCTCAAGGCATTCTTGACAAATGTGGTTGGATTCAAAACCCAGGCTAGGAACATGGCTCCTATTTTGGGGGCAAAAGCAACCAATTCATGATTCTATGACTCCAGTAAGTCCAAATTTTCTAAACGGAAATGGAGCCGCTCCCCCctcaaaaaggaagaaacatTCAAAAGAGTTTTTTCATTAAGTCTTTGGATTCTTCTTAGTATTATTACTCCATTAAGCAATTCTAATCTTCTTGGCCACGTTAGGTGGCATTtactttttaagttttgaaccACTTCCTTCCCCATGTGCATGCCAATTGAAAGAAAAGCTTTCTTACAAAACGTATAATCATGTTACATTACCATCTACTATAATACCTTAGTATATCGTGTTTGCACAACATGATATAATAAcaacatttaattaattgttagttataaaaatttattcgataaaaataaaaatataaaaatttaattaaatgtaatagacaaataattttttttaaatattatatttttaagtatggaagataaaataaacagaattttcaattttgaattttaatttttctaaaaagaaCTGTTAAATGAAATCTAAATTGCTATTAGTTTTCTTataccaaacaaaaaaaattatctttatcgttaaaatatatgttttcaCTATTTGTAATATGTATATCTAACAAGAAGAAACTCTCTTTCATCAACACCTAAGACCTAGCCAAGTTCCAACAAAACCTGTATGgtcaaaatataattaataatattacttatttttctttaaaaaagaagaagcaatAATTGTGGACACAACATACATCCAGCCGTTGGCCCGTTGCAGCCAAGAGAAGGAATCCCAAAACTGAAATAAGTAGTCTTTTTCCAGGGCTAAATTTAAAAGCTAGGCTCGTCACTGGAAACAGTGTTAAACTCCCCACCAACTCCACGTTACGGATTTATATCCCGCGCGCAAATCCGGTATTTTCGTTCCTCCACGTCACTTTAGTTAATATTAAGTCCCAGTAATGGACACGTGTTCAAATTTTACCGGTCCAAATTCGACGACTATTTAAACTCCCCCGGTTaaattttggtaatttcaatATTAACCTCCCACTAAACCCTAACTCCTCCAACATACTCTCCCCCTCCTTCGACCTCCGATTTtcactttgatttttccttccAATTATTATTACAAATCTATTTTaacctaatttttttaatgtttattatTGATAACTTTGATCTCGTactcaaattttgaaaaatacgACAGTTCGTAGTTTTCTGTTTGGTTGCTGAGAAAACGAAGgaaaagggtttttttttggttaaattcataatttaaggAGAATGGTCTACTGTAATAATTGTTCCAGAAACGTTTCTGGAGAACGCTTCTATGATGGTCCTTTGTAAGTAACTTTTTCTTgctcttaaataatttttttaaaatttttttgataaattttcaatttctttatccattatttgtttatctcttgatttctttttgtaGGTGTTGTAATTTTTGTGGGAAGGTGTTGGAAGAATACAATTTTTCGTCTGAACCGCAATTTGTTAAGGATTCAGCTGGCCAggtaattttctttctttttaaaactGTATAATTGTTATGAATAAATATGgaagaattttttaaagagGTTTcctcaaaaaatatatatatataagggtTCTGAAATTCATTAAAAGTTGCAATATTTATGCCAAAATTTAGTGGAACCGTTGTGGTTTAAGTTTAAGCTTTTTGAACATTGTTGTTTGGATAGAAAATATACTTCTTGCTAGCTAATTATAGTTTCCTAAATATGAGCGTGACTTGCTGAATATATGATTAAAACAAGAAGTTGGCATGTGAGTTTCATTGGTGGATGTGTTTCAATAAACTATAAGTGAAGTGTATTGAAGGGGGTGGGGGggtttcaaattttgtttccctttgttttgttgttgtttCTATTTTCCTGTTTTTGTctctttattaatttcttctactaattttgttttgttttcagaGCAAACTGTCTGGAAATTTTATAAAGTCTGTTCAAGATATTTCAGATTCACGTAGGAGGACGTTGGATAAAGGTATGTTTGTAAAGTTTCATTTATGCTATGCGAGAAACTATGCCTGCATGTTTTCTACcttcaataaaagattattgATACATTTCCTGAACATTTTGTTTGCTAATTCTGGATGATCcaatttcaaaacttgttgACATCGATTATTGGAATTCCATTGGCTCAAATTTCAATTGGATATGTGTTAttccattttttattgttatggTTTTAATATGTTAGCATTAATATACTTATTGCAACATGACTTAaaagagtcttgtttatggctttaatttatttgatgatgCAGCTTTTGATGATATGAGATGTATGAAGGATGCATTAAGTATTGATGATTATAGCGATGACGTCGTTGAAACTGCTAGCCGCTTTTATGAAGTATTTTTGTTCTGCCTAAGTTTCATATTTTtacttgttattttgtttatattttcctcaatttctttattttttttatctgcATTGTGAAGATTGCCCTTGAACGGAATTTCACTAGGGGGCGAAGGACAGAGCTAGTACAGGCTTCATGTCTTTATCTTGCATGTCGGTGAGGAATTTCTTCTTTGTTATACTTATAATGCAGTTACATGTAAATAGTGCTATCCCTAGCTTTGACATGCCTGATTTTGAACACAATTTGTTGTCTTAACTTTAAGCATGAGGATTCAGCTGTTTATGCATCAATTTTATAACACGCACACGTATGTATGTACTGATGTGCATGCCTAAGAACATTCGTAAAATCAGATTTAACACATGTGAATTTTTTTAGGTTCTCACATAggtatttttcatattttccttgtttttcaTAAATTCATCAATATTATTGTCTGAAATTTGTTACTCAATGCATATTTTCTACCAAAATGTAGAGGTTATGCAGATGGAAGTAATTTTAGACCACTTCAAACctctcttttttaaatttaaagaatAACCAAGTGTGATTTTTACCTTCTaccttttaattatttgaggCCCTTGCTCTTTGTTCCTttcaaatctttctttttgaaatttgtgtGGTCTTGGccttccttttgttttccttctGCAGTATGCTGTAAGCTGTGATTCTTTCCTTTCATCTTCTGATGGGATATGCATATGATTTTTTGTTTGGGATGTATTTATGCCTTCAGATTATTGTGTCCTTATAGGCTTTTTGGTCTTGGAATTTGGGTGAAAATAGGCTAAGGAAAAGGAAGGTAACATCATAAAGATTTTTTGAGGGATGGGAATGCTTACGTGGTGAATGAGGGTATAAGTCTTGTATTGTACGGTTTGATTTTGGTCAGAGAAATGTGTTTGTGGCTGGCGTTTGAATGCAGAAAGAATATTGCACGTTTGGATTAATAAAGGTTAGATAGGATTTCTTTCAGCTAGTGGTCCACTATTAGGAAAACACATAAGGTTCATGTTGTGTTTGTGAGAGCCATGTGAAATTAGCACTACACTTGCTTGAAAGTTAGAACATTGCAGGCTGGTAACAATAATTTCATTCTATATATGCAATGGTCAGGGAGAGGGAAGAGAGGAGGAAGAGGGGGCGAGAGAGCTGTCAATATCATCTGATTCattgttattttaaaataaaacctGTAAAGTGTTATACGTTGGAATGTGCTTTATTgaacccaaaaaagaaaagaatgtgtttttatttcattgtTCTCATGCTGATTAAATTTGGCATTACGGATATATTCCCTCCTTAATCATATTAGTTCTGGATTTGCAGGCAAAAGAGAAAGCCTTTCCTTCttattgatttttcaagttatttaagcATAAATGTGTAAGgaattttccttctttttttacacttgattaaaaatttgatttgctTATTTAAtcctttatttctaaatttttctGTAGCAAGTACCTGTTAGTTTTAATCGACattctgttttttcttctgCAGTTATGAGCTAGGCTCTGTCTATTTGCAGCTTTGCTATGTGCTGTACCTTGCTGACACAAAAGATCTTCAAAAACTAATTGATCCCTcaatttttattcataaatttacaaatgGTAAGTTGCTTGATTAATTCCCTTTACTCGAGATGCTTTGGCTGATTGCATGGCTCCCGGTGTTTTGTTCTTTATACTCCGGACAGGCATAATAACCAATATGCTTTGCAGTTTTGATTCCTGAAGGGAATGATGAAGTTGTCAAAACTGCACGGGACATTTTAGCTAGCATGAAACGGGACTGGATGCAGGTgtgattttcttttaagtACTTTATTTTGATTCTGTGGATTATGCTTGGTAATTTTCAGAGTTAAAATCTTACTGAAGTTGACAAATTTACAGACAGGGAGAAAGCCCAGTGGATTATGTGGTGCAGCACTATACATTTCTGCACTTTCACATGGTCTGAAGTGTTCTAAGTCGGACATTGTGAGTTACAGTTCATATTTCTTGCTCGGTACCTTTTTCAGTAATCATATGTTGTTGTTCCTTTTGCTTAAAAatctttaagtttttttttttaatttataatagcTGGTTATATTATAAGCTATTTATGCAGGACAGACCTTACAATTTTAAGTTTATGGGTAGGACTTGCACTTAGTAGATGTTTTAACTTCCAAACATGTTATGATTGTTGTAGACGAGACACATGTTAATGAAGGTCCTAACTAGTAAGTCTCTGATTTTAGATTATGGAGCATATCTTGACCTAAGCTAGAGTTGGGACAGGTTTAGACTGCTTCCCACTGCCCCATCTAAGGCCTTTCTGCAATCTGTCGTTGTAGTAATATGCATGTATGTGATTGATGCTAATCTTTTTTGCCTTAAAGCAAACTTTAGCATCGTGTTATTAAAAGTGGAGGTATAAAGTAAATGAAACTTgacagaaaatgaaaaagccAAAGTAAAAGGAAATCCACATCAAGCCTCAAGCAAATATAATGCTGGATATGACACCACTTAGCATCCAGTGGACGAtagatattttgtttttccaatttagttgattttattatatgATTTTCCTTACATGGTAACCCTCTTTGTTAGTCTGTGGGCGGCTTTTGCTACTATTTTCTGAGATGAGATATATGCCATTTTTCAAGTTCTAATTCTTCATTAATTAGattcatattttgattttttcccCTCTTCTTATTAtccttcctctctctctctctctcactgaAAAAGCTGGGCTAATTGAGGTCTCTGCTTATCAGATAAGGGTTGTGCACGTTTGTGAAGCAACATTGACAAAGCGGTTGGTTGAATTTGAGAGTACAGACTCTGGGAGCTTAACAGTATGTATCTTTTTACATGTACATGGCAATATAAAACTGCACTGTGCCAGGAAACTGGTAATGGAATAAGGTTATATATCAGTAACTCTCAAGAACCATTTTCTGACCTAACTGATGTTTACAATAATTCAGATTTTTTCTTATTGACATTGATGTGACTTCCTAACTGCATACAGCCCTAAGTAAAGCATGATGGCCACAATTAGATCTATATAGCCTGCAGCATTTTGTGGAAAAGGCTTTGTTGTTGTAACTTGTTTCAAAGCagttgttattttcttatGGTAGAATTTGATTACTAAATCTTTACTGTTATTACTACTGTTGTTATTCATGTCCATTGTGCACAGTGTCTAACTAATTTTAGCTAAAGTTTAATGCGGATTTCTATCATTGCTGTGAGTGTTATGTTGAATTTGTTGTATTTCATGTTAATGTTTTCCCCTTCAATGCATTTGTTTTGTATGTTTTGAttgcatttcttttttggaAGTTCCTTCATTATTTTAAACTTGTAACTAGATTGAGGAATTTACGGAAAAGGAGAGGGAGCTTCGAACTAGTTCATTAACTAAAAAACAACCAAATATTGGGTCAAAAGAGGCCAGCGCGCATGAGGTGCTCTGTAAGCATATGGACAGAAAACCTTTTGCCTACGGACTTTGTGAAGAATGTTATGAAGAGGTGAGCTCCCATGTTCTTTACACAGGCTTCTCATCTTTTTTCTCCTACTACAAATGTACCATTTGAAAACTGTTTTATCATATCCAATTTAAAGTTCATGCTTAACTGGTTGGTGCAGTTCATGAAAGTTTCAGGAGGACTTGATGGGGGATCAGATCCACCTGCATTCCAGCGTGctgagaaagagagaatagCAAAATTATCTATCGAGGAAAATGCTAATGTTGGTGCTTTTATTATACCTTACATTATATACTCGTCATATTGGGAGTATCCACATGAACATGCAAGAATTATTCTTTCTTCCTATGTCCCTTCTAGCCTTCCTCATGAGCTACAGAATTTTTAATGTTGTGTTGTATTTCATTTCAGTTTAAACATTTAGTTATGAGGAATTCTTTTGGGGACAAGTTTGTGCTACTTAATTATGTGAGATAAAAGCCTTTCAAAAAACAATTATGTGAGATAAAACTGTCTCAAATTCTTGTGATGGGAAgcataaatttattttctcctgggattttctttttctatgcTTTTTAGTTCTTTAATTATAGGTTATCTCCAGCCTAGTTATAGTAGTCATTTTTTACCATAATATTTCATcgtttgggtttttttttttcttttcagagGGCGTCAGGCAGCCCTTTTGCAAGTGGACCTGAAAAACCTGAAAGTATTGGtaagttttcttttcataagTAATCATGCTGCACATGGTATTGGATATATTTTGTCCAAAAGCTCAAGatcttttattggaaaatatattatttcaggGGTTTCAGGGGGCACAACTAAAAAAGCAGCCTTTGATGAGGGTGACAATGATAAATTACCCGGAGTTGATGGTAGTGGTGATGAATCAGATAACTTTTCTGATATTGATGATTTGGAGGTAGGGAATTAATGCTGATTTCTTGTACTTTAGCATCGCATTGTCCATATGATATTCAACATGAAGAAGCACCTCTTACTCAAGCTGAACTACTTAACTAAGTGCGAAACTGATGACATTGGTTATATTTCCAGTCCAATGGCATATTCTTTTTAAGATGTTtagaattaaatattaatgttttatatcAAGTGATTTGAGGGTTGatctacctttttttttttaaattatggaCAAGCCATAATAAGTTCATCCTTTTTTGTTTATCTTCGGTTTTCCATTTTACCAATAGAAGCACGAAGACATTTACCACttagttaaaaaattattctacCTTAActgttttgtttcttttactTGGATTGAATCATCTTTTTGTCCTGCGTGCAT from Theobroma cacao cultivar B97-61/B2 chromosome 5, Criollo_cocoa_genome_V2, whole genome shotgun sequence carries:
- the LOC18599780 gene encoding transcription factor IIIB 90 kDa subunit codes for the protein MVYCNNCSRNVSGERFYDGPLCCNFCGKVLEEYNFSSEPQFVKDSAGQSKLSGNFIKSVQDISDSRRRTLDKAFDDMRCMKDALSIDDYSDDVVETASRFYEIALERNFTRGRRTELVQASCLYLACRQKRKPFLLIDFSSYLSINVYELGSVYLQLCYVLYLADTKDLQKLIDPSIFIHKFTNVLIPEGNDEVVKTARDILASMKRDWMQTGRKPSGLCGAALYISALSHGLKCSKSDIIRVVHVCEATLTKRLVEFESTDSGSLTIEEFTEKERELRTSSLTKKQPNIGSKEASAHEVLCKHMDRKPFAYGLCEECYEEFMKVSGGLDGGSDPPAFQRAEKERIAKLSIEENANRASGSPFASGPEKPESIGVSGGTTKKAAFDEGDNDKLPGVDGSGDESDNFSDIDDLEVDGYLHNEEEKRFKKIIWEEMNREYLEEQAAKEAAAAAAKEANMANYDKCPEDLQAAQELAAAAAAVVAKSRKERQQKRAAEAKNSGPPQTAAEATRRMLARKRLSSKINYDALEKLFDEPVASSEKPKKQKNESHSDEKEDKVSKIGKEEGDLADEYNDVEGDGGGTKFDNNLDFDNEVYDYDDDYGYDEY